A window of Tautonia plasticadhaerens contains these coding sequences:
- a CDS encoding sulfatase family protein yields the protein MIPRLMRYRAGASPLAIAALLVVAGAATASDQRPNIVLLVGDDHGWDETGYNGHPHLRTPVLDEMAATGLRFDRFYAAHPSCSPTRGSVITGRHPVRYGTFAPGWSIRPEEVGIARILGEAGYECGHFGKWHLGPVKAESPTNPGAMGFDAWVSHDNFFEMDPALSRDGGPPEVYPGEGSAVVVEQAIRFIGEARRRDKPFFAMGCFGSPHEPYSGLERDLALYDDLPEAYGERSFRLTSNETGDPTTRPLDEVLRERYAEITAMDRAIGQLRLWLDEEGLRGDTLLWYVSDNGSPADGAVTSPLRGHKGQMYEGGLRVPSILEWPERITEPRASDVNAVTSDLLPTLCDLLGLTHPDRPIDGVSLRPLIDGEVATRPRPIGFWEFQVSPPPDRRAEPYIDPGLQEGTTPLVKRMGGLITRDFRNVRIDEVTEQDFDGPRAFLDNHYKLVVHERRGVEPARELFDLRDDPAEEHNLIDEEPEIAEELGQQLRDWQASVLRSLTGADYR from the coding sequence ATGATCCCTCGTCTCATGCGATACCGGGCCGGGGCGAGCCCGCTCGCCATCGCGGCCCTCCTCGTGGTGGCGGGCGCCGCAACCGCCTCGGACCAGCGGCCCAACATCGTGCTCCTGGTGGGCGACGACCACGGCTGGGACGAGACGGGCTACAACGGCCACCCCCACCTGCGGACGCCCGTGCTCGACGAGATGGCGGCCACGGGGCTCCGCTTCGATCGCTTCTACGCGGCGCACCCGTCGTGCTCGCCGACGCGCGGCAGCGTGATCACCGGCCGACACCCGGTCCGCTACGGGACGTTCGCCCCCGGCTGGTCGATCCGGCCCGAGGAGGTCGGCATCGCCCGGATCCTCGGCGAGGCCGGCTACGAGTGCGGCCACTTCGGCAAGTGGCACCTCGGGCCGGTCAAGGCAGAGTCGCCCACCAACCCCGGCGCCATGGGGTTCGATGCGTGGGTCTCGCACGACAACTTCTTCGAGATGGACCCGGCCCTCTCGCGCGACGGCGGGCCGCCCGAGGTGTATCCGGGCGAGGGCTCGGCGGTCGTCGTCGAGCAGGCAATCCGGTTCATCGGCGAGGCGAGGCGACGCGACAAGCCGTTCTTTGCGATGGGCTGCTTCGGCTCGCCGCACGAGCCCTACAGCGGCCTGGAGCGGGACCTCGCCCTGTACGACGACCTGCCCGAAGCCTACGGCGAACGGTCGTTCCGGTTGACCTCGAATGAGACGGGGGATCCCACCACGAGGCCGCTCGACGAGGTGCTCCGGGAGCGGTACGCCGAGATCACCGCGATGGACCGGGCGATCGGGCAATTGCGGCTATGGCTCGACGAGGAGGGCCTGCGCGGGGACACGCTGCTGTGGTACGTCAGCGACAACGGCTCGCCGGCCGACGGTGCCGTCACGTCGCCGCTGCGCGGCCACAAGGGCCAGATGTACGAGGGGGGCCTCCGCGTCCCCTCGATCCTCGAATGGCCGGAGCGCATTACCGAGCCGCGGGCCAGCGACGTGAACGCGGTCACAAGCGACCTGCTGCCCACCCTCTGCGACCTGCTCGGCCTTACCCACCCCGACCGGCCGATCGACGGCGTCAGCCTCCGGCCCCTCATCGACGGCGAGGTGGCCACGCGGCCCCGCCCCATCGGCTTCTGGGAGTTCCAGGTAAGCCCGCCCCCCGATCGCCGGGCCGAGCCCTATATCGACCCGGGGCTCCAGGAGGGGACGACGCCGCTGGTGAAGCGGATGGGGGGCCTGATCACCCGCGACTTCCGGAACGTCCGCATCGACGAGGTCACGGAGCAGGACTTCGACGGGCCCCGGGCCTTCCTGGACAACCACTACAAGCTCGTCGTCCATGAGCGGCGCGGGGTCGAGCCGGCCCGGGAGTTGTTCGACCTGCGCGACGACCCGGCGGAGGAGCACAACCTCATCGACGAGGAGCCGGAGATCGCCGAGGAGCTGGGGCAGCAGCTGCGCGACTGGCAGGCATCGGTCCTCCGAAGCCTCACCGGTGCCGATTACCGGTGA
- a CDS encoding sugar phosphate isomerase/epimerase family protein, translating to MEHDHAIALQLWTIRDAMASDADEALRRVKAAGFRAVEVAPPPPGLTPGRLAECLSRYELAVVSIHGDLPIPTNIDRLTRDARAFRCPKVVWHGWPRDPRFDSLAGVHALASACNQAGVIARDHGLRFGLHNHWWEFEPVEGELPARLLHGLLHPDIS from the coding sequence GTGGAACACGACCATGCCATCGCGCTGCAGCTCTGGACGATCCGGGACGCGATGGCCTCGGATGCGGACGAGGCGTTGCGCCGGGTGAAGGCGGCCGGCTTCCGGGCCGTCGAGGTCGCCCCGCCGCCGCCGGGCCTGACGCCGGGACGCCTCGCCGAATGCCTCTCGCGTTACGAACTGGCCGTGGTCTCGATCCACGGCGACCTGCCCATCCCCACGAACATCGACCGGCTGACGCGGGACGCACGCGCGTTCCGATGCCCGAAGGTCGTCTGGCACGGCTGGCCGCGCGACCCGCGGTTCGATTCCCTCGCCGGGGTGCATGCCCTGGCCTCGGCCTGCAACCAAGCCGGGGTGATCGCCCGGGATCACGGGCTCCGCTTCGGCCTCCACAACCACTGGTGGGAATTCGAGCCGGTCGAGGGCGAGCTCCCGGCCCGGCTGCTCCACGGGCTGTTGCACCCCGACATCTCCTGA
- a CDS encoding IS630 family transposase (programmed frameshift), producing the protein MKKYIVTLTADERQALLDLISAGKASALKLAHARILLKADAAEGGPAWPDDRIAEAVEVSVATIERVRQRFVEQGLEAALVRKTQARPSRQRALDGRAEAKLIALACSEPPDGRKAWTMRLLADKLVELEIVPSISDETVRRSLKKGELRPHLKQQWCIPPEANAEFVAAMEDVLEVYHRPYDETRPLVCLDEASKQLIGETVVPIPAAPGRLERFDHEYVRNGTANLFMVTMPLLGWRAVHVTERRTALDFAEVVRWLVEEVHEEAEKVVLVMDNLNTHKIASLYEAFPPERARRIAGKLEIHHTPKHGSWLNMAEIELSVLARQCLDRRIGSSEELKREVAAWEEDRNERMVGIRWQFTTADARIKLHRLYPATQ; encoded by the exons ATGAAGAAGTACATCGTGACGCTCACCGCCGACGAACGCCAGGCCCTCCTCGATCTCATCTCCGCCGGCAAGGCCTCCGCTCTGAAACTGGCCCATGCCCGCATCCTCCTCAAGGCTGATGCCGCCGAGGGCGGGCCCGCCTGGCCCGACGACCGCATCGCCGAGGCCGTCGAGGTCTCTGTCGCCACCATCGAGCGGGTCCGCCAGCGGTTCGTCGAGCAGGGCCTGGAGGCCGCCCTGGTCCGCAAGACGCAGGCCCGTCCCAGCCGCCAGCGGGCCCTCGACGGCCGGGCCGAGGCGAAGTTGATCGCCCTGGCCTGCTCGGAGCCCCCCGACGGCCGCAAGGCCTGGACGATGCGATTGCTGGCCGACAAGCTCGTCGAGTTGGAGATCGTCCCCTCGATCTCCGACGAGACGGTGCGCCGCTCTTTGAAAAAAG GCGAACTGAGGCCGCATCTGAAGCAGCAGTGGTGCATCCCGCCGGAGGCGAACGCCGAGTTCGTGGCGGCGATGGAGGACGTGCTGGAGGTCTACCACCGGCCCTACGACGAGACGCGACCGCTGGTCTGCCTCGACGAGGCGAGCAAGCAACTGATCGGCGAGACGGTCGTGCCGATCCCGGCAGCGCCAGGGCGGCTCGAGCGGTTCGATCACGAATACGTCCGCAACGGGACGGCCAACCTGTTCATGGTGACGATGCCGCTGCTGGGGTGGCGTGCGGTCCACGTCACCGAGCGTCGGACGGCGTTGGACTTCGCCGAGGTGGTGCGTTGGCTGGTGGAGGAGGTGCACGAGGAGGCGGAGAAGGTCGTGCTGGTGATGGACAACCTGAACACGCACAAGATCGCCTCGCTGTACGAGGCGTTCCCGCCGGAGCGGGCCCGTCGGATCGCCGGGAAGTTGGAGATCCACCACACGCCGAAGCACGGGAGTTGGCTGAACATGGCGGAGATCGAGCTGTCGGTGCTGGCGAGGCAGTGCCTGGACCGGCGGATCGGGTCGAGCGAGGAACTGAAGCGGGAGGTCGCGGCGTGGGAGGAGGACCGCAACGAGCGGATGGTGGGCATTCGGTGGCAGTTCACCACGGCGGATGCCCGGATCAAACTGCACCGACTATACCCGGCAACTCAATAG
- a CDS encoding MBL fold metallo-hydrolase, whose translation MNSSRAIAAAVSLLLHVPIALGQQRPEGQIPAPPILDEIKAHNSGTAVWWTGHNGWLIKAGDTLIGTDLATEDPGRLHRSPITAAELAPLLDIAFVTHGHGDHFNRETCRILAERGDCAFVMPANCVAEARRIGIPEARIEVARPREPFELQGLRVTPLRAIHGNGRFAVYHEANLEDCGYLIELGGVTVLQPGDSVLLEDHLFLDHVDVLLFSPTEHNMHVDPSVILINELEPDYILPQHRDTYRVTPENRFWTVGYPHEVRLRLSGPLQERYHILEQGEKLVIEVGARAAPPGSTTTETVPADRSRPQPAEVP comes from the coding sequence ATGAATAGCTCCCGGGCCATCGCAGCGGCCGTCTCCCTCCTCCTCCACGTGCCGATCGCCCTCGGCCAGCAGCGGCCCGAGGGGCAGATCCCCGCGCCGCCGATCCTCGACGAGATCAAGGCCCACAACTCCGGCACGGCCGTGTGGTGGACCGGGCACAACGGCTGGCTCATCAAGGCCGGCGACACCCTGATCGGCACCGACCTGGCCACCGAGGACCCGGGCCGGCTCCACCGCTCCCCCATCACGGCGGCGGAGCTGGCCCCGCTGCTCGACATCGCCTTCGTCACTCACGGGCACGGCGACCATTTCAATCGGGAGACCTGCCGCATCCTCGCCGAGCGGGGCGATTGCGCCTTCGTCATGCCGGCCAACTGCGTTGCGGAGGCCCGACGCATCGGCATCCCGGAGGCCCGGATCGAGGTCGCCCGGCCGCGCGAGCCGTTCGAGCTGCAGGGCCTGCGAGTCACGCCGCTGCGCGCCATCCACGGCAACGGCCGGTTCGCCGTCTACCACGAGGCGAACCTGGAGGACTGCGGCTACCTGATCGAGCTCGGGGGCGTGACGGTCCTCCAGCCGGGCGACTCGGTGCTGCTGGAGGACCACCTGTTCCTGGATCACGTCGACGTGCTGCTCTTCTCTCCGACCGAACACAACATGCACGTCGACCCGTCGGTGATCCTGATAAACGAGCTGGAGCCCGATTACATCCTGCCGCAGCACCGCGACACCTATCGCGTGACGCCCGAGAACCGATTCTGGACCGTCGGCTACCCGCATGAGGTGCGCCTGCGGTTGTCGGGGCCGCTGCAGGAGCGGTACCACATCCTCGAGCAGGGCGAGAAGCTGGTGATCGAGGTGGGTGCGCGGGCCGCCCCTCCGGGATCCACGACGACGGAGACGGTCCCGGCCGACCGATCAAGGCCGCAACCGGCTGAGGTCCCGTGA
- a CDS encoding DUF2891 family protein: protein MASSHRLLRTGILEAAPGGVSAGRSSRSGDHPNTTFGLASAHDYARVVGDEPMAALVAERTRASFGADAPAGWEPSSGADFFSPVLMEADLMRRVLPPEEFWAWFDRLLPGAAAGRPASLFAPAEVTDRTDPQLVHPDGLNLSRAWCMRSIAADLPDGDPAREGLAASAALHAEAALGHVVGGDYAGEHWLASFTVYLLTTPGLD, encoded by the coding sequence TTGGCTTCATCGCACCGACTCCTTCGAACAGGGATTCTCGAAGCTGCGCCCGGTGGAGTATCGGCCGGTCGATCGAGCCGCTCCGGCGACCACCCCAACACGACGTTCGGCCTGGCATCCGCCCACGATTATGCCCGGGTTGTCGGCGACGAGCCCATGGCGGCCCTGGTCGCGGAGCGGACGCGGGCCTCATTCGGCGCCGACGCCCCGGCTGGCTGGGAGCCCAGCAGCGGGGCCGACTTCTTCTCGCCGGTCCTCATGGAGGCCGACCTGATGCGGCGGGTCCTGCCGCCCGAGGAATTCTGGGCCTGGTTCGATCGACTCCTACCGGGTGCGGCCGCGGGCCGTCCGGCGTCGCTGTTCGCGCCGGCCGAGGTGACGGACCGGACGGACCCACAGCTGGTCCACCCGGACGGCCTGAACCTGAGCCGGGCCTGGTGCATGCGGAGCATCGCGGCGGACCTGCCGGACGGCGACCCGGCCCGCGAGGGGCTGGCCGCGTCGGCGGCCCTCCACGCCGAAGCGGCCCTGGGGCACGTGGTCGGCGGCGACTACGCCGGCGAGCACTGGCTGGCCTCGTTCACCGTCTACCTGTTGACGACGCCGGGGCTGGATTGA
- a CDS encoding SDR family oxidoreductase, with the protein MKPTGKSVIVTGAGSGIGRATALALLHEGYSVVLAGRRPEALEETAAQAGPSGPRTLVVPTDVTDPESVRELFEATTRAFGRIDVLFNNAGTGAPAVPLEDLTIEQWRRVIDVNLTGAFLCIREAFRLMKGQSPRGGRIINNGSVSARVPRPDSAPYTSAKHAITGLTRSTALDGRRYDIACGQIDVGNADTEMTARMKEGVRQADGSVAVEPTIDTGHVARAVVYMSGLPLDANVLFLTVMATGMPFVGRG; encoded by the coding sequence ATGAAGCCAACCGGCAAGTCGGTGATCGTCACGGGGGCCGGCTCGGGGATCGGTCGGGCGACGGCCCTCGCCCTGCTGCACGAGGGCTACTCGGTCGTGCTCGCCGGACGCCGCCCCGAGGCCCTCGAGGAGACCGCCGCCCAGGCGGGGCCGTCCGGCCCACGCACCCTCGTCGTCCCGACCGACGTGACCGACCCCGAATCCGTCCGGGAGCTCTTCGAGGCGACGACCAGGGCCTTCGGCCGGATCGACGTACTGTTCAACAACGCCGGGACCGGCGCCCCGGCGGTCCCGCTCGAGGACCTGACAATCGAGCAGTGGCGGCGGGTCATCGACGTCAACCTGACCGGCGCGTTCCTCTGCATCCGGGAGGCGTTCCGCCTGATGAAGGGCCAGTCGCCGCGGGGCGGCCGCATCATCAACAACGGGTCCGTCTCGGCCAGGGTGCCGCGCCCGGACTCGGCGCCCTACACGTCGGCCAAGCACGCGATCACGGGGCTGACCCGCTCGACCGCCCTCGACGGGCGGAGGTACGATATCGCCTGCGGCCAGATCGACGTCGGCAATGCGGACACCGAGATGACGGCCCGGATGAAGGAAGGAGTCCGGCAGGCGGACGGTTCGGTGGCCGTCGAGCCGACGATCGACACGGGGCACGTCGCGCGGGCGGTCGTGTACATGTCCGGATTGCCCCTGGACGCCAACGTCCTGTTCCTGACCGTGATGGCCACCGGGATGCCGTTCGTCGGCCGGGGCTGA
- a CDS encoding IS701 family transposase: MSKTYTPELDPEALSRLDAYAARFRDAFALDRPARWCPVYLRGLITDGERKSIEPLSRRVPLPPELAVKDPEQALQQFVSQSPWDEQAAWKRYRAVMAECFADPAGIFVIDDTTFPKQGKHSVGVQRQHCGALGKKANCQCAVSVHYVSPKGHCPLDLRLYLPESWLGDEARLDRAGVPEPERRMLTKGQIALELLDRVRGEGLPGQLVLADAGYGVSGPSRAGLAERGLHYIVGVTDELVVFTEEPRWIEPTAATGGRPQKRPRLAEGSPRPVSLRELASRTPRRKVTWREGTKGPMSGRFAWLRVWPGHGWATGDCAGEEPLWLLIEEQADGKLKYAFSDLPAGTSRLRAVRLWRSRWPVEQGYQQMKEELGLDHFEGRSWRGFHHHACLVMLAYGFLALEQRRARRGRPRPGKRGGAEVR, translated from the coding sequence ATGAGCAAGACCTACACCCCCGAACTCGACCCCGAGGCCCTCTCACGCCTCGACGCCTACGCCGCCCGCTTCCGCGACGCCTTCGCCCTCGATCGGCCCGCCCGCTGGTGCCCGGTCTATCTCCGCGGCCTGATCACCGACGGCGAGCGCAAGAGCATCGAGCCGCTCTCCCGACGCGTCCCCCTGCCGCCCGAGCTGGCCGTCAAGGACCCCGAGCAGGCGCTGCAGCAGTTCGTCAGCCAGAGCCCCTGGGACGAGCAGGCGGCCTGGAAGCGCTACAGGGCCGTCATGGCCGAGTGCTTCGCCGACCCGGCCGGCATCTTCGTCATCGACGACACGACCTTCCCCAAGCAGGGCAAGCACTCCGTCGGGGTGCAGCGTCAGCACTGCGGCGCGCTGGGCAAGAAGGCCAACTGCCAGTGCGCCGTCTCGGTGCACTACGTCAGCCCGAAGGGGCACTGCCCGCTCGACCTGCGGCTGTACCTGCCGGAGAGCTGGCTGGGGGACGAGGCGCGCCTCGACCGGGCGGGCGTGCCCGAGCCGGAGCGGCGGATGCTGACCAAGGGGCAGATCGCCTTGGAGCTGCTGGACCGGGTCCGTGGCGAGGGGCTGCCGGGGCAGCTGGTGCTGGCCGACGCCGGCTACGGCGTCTCCGGGCCGTCCCGCGCCGGCCTGGCCGAGCGTGGCCTGCACTATATCGTCGGCGTCACCGACGAGTTGGTGGTCTTCACCGAGGAGCCCCGGTGGATCGAGCCGACGGCCGCGACGGGCGGCCGCCCGCAGAAGCGGCCCCGCCTGGCCGAGGGATCCCCCCGGCCGGTCAGCCTGAGGGAGCTGGCCTCGCGGACGCCGCGGCGGAAGGTCACCTGGCGCGAAGGGACGAAGGGCCCGATGTCGGGCCGCTTCGCCTGGCTGCGGGTCTGGCCGGGGCACGGCTGGGCCACCGGCGACTGTGCCGGCGAGGAGCCGCTCTGGCTGCTGATCGAGGAGCAGGCCGACGGCAAGCTCAAGTACGCCTTCAGCGACCTGCCGGCGGGCACCAGCCGCCTGCGGGCAGTGCGGCTGTGGCGGAGCCGCTGGCCGGTGGAGCAGGGCTACCAGCAGATGAAGGAGGAACTCGGGCTGGACCACTTCGAGGGCCGCTCCTGGCGCGGGTTCCACCACCACGCCTGCCTGGTGATGCTGGCCTACGGCTTCCTGGCACTCGAGCAGCGGCGAGCCCGCCGGGGTCGACCCCGGCCGGGCAAAAGGGGGGGCGCCGAGGTCCGGTGA
- a CDS encoding IS5 family transposase (programmed frameshift), whose protein sequence is MDTRAAYPSDLSHAEWAQVERVIPAPKPGGRPAKHERREIVNGLLYVARTGCQWRAMPHDLPPWATVYWYFRIWKRDGTFDCLMDLLRGDARRAAGRQRQPSAAIIDSQSVKTTEKGGPRGYDAGEQVHGRKRHILVDTLGLILAVVVHPADVQDRDGARLLLEPLRHRFGRLQLIVADAIYNGGIAEWVASLRPRNKLRLKVVAKRPGAERFEVLPFRWRVERTFAWLGRWRRLSKDYEETCSRSEAFVKLAMIHLMARRLARKPPRR, encoded by the exons ATGGACACACGAGCCGCCTACCCGAGTGACCTGAGCCACGCCGAGTGGGCCCAGGTCGAGCGCGTCATCCCGGCCCCCAAGCCTGGCGGCCGCCCCGCCAAGCACGAGCGGCGCGAGATCGTCAACGGCCTGCTGTACGTCGCCCGCACCGGCTGCCAGTGGCGGGCCATGCCCCACGACCTGCCCCCCTGGGCCACCGTGTATTGGTACTTCCGCATCTGGAAGCGGGACGGCACCTTCGATTGCCTCATGGACCTGCTCCGCGGCGACGCGCGGCGGGCCGCGGGCCGGCAACGGCAGCCCTCGGCGGCGATCATCGACTCCCAGTCGGTCAAGACGACGGAAAAGG GGGGGCCCCGCGGCTACGACGCGGGCGAGCAGGTCCACGGCCGCAAGCGGCATATCCTGGTGGACACGCTCGGCCTGATCCTGGCCGTGGTCGTCCACCCGGCCGACGTGCAGGACCGCGACGGGGCCCGGCTGCTGCTGGAGCCGCTTCGGCATCGCTTCGGCCGCCTGCAGCTGATCGTCGCCGACGCGATCTACAACGGCGGGATCGCCGAGTGGGTCGCGTCGCTTCGCCCCCGGAACAAGCTGCGCCTGAAGGTGGTGGCCAAGCGGCCCGGCGCCGAGCGTTTCGAGGTGCTGCCGTTCCGCTGGCGGGTCGAGCGGACCTTCGCCTGGCTGGGCCGATGGCGTCGGCTCTCGAAGGACTACGAGGAGACCTGCTCCAGGAGCGAGGCGTTCGTCAAGCTGGCGATGATCCATCTGATGGCCCGCCGTCTCGCGAGAAAACCTCCGCGTCGATAG
- a CDS encoding IS256 family transposase, producing MTHHDQPTALGEILELLAEHGFDGMAQAIGVLLDEVMKRERTHALGAAPYQRSEHRNGYANGFKPKTLHTRMGPVTVRVPQTRGIDFYPSALEKGVRSERALKLAVAEMYVQGVSTRKVAAITEKLCGLEVTSGQVSRAAAALDEELQKWRSRPLGETPYLILDARYEKVRLGGSIVSCAVLVAIGIDPQGRRSILGVSVSMSEAEVHWREFLASLQARGLHGVKMVTSDAHAGLKEALAARLTGVPWQRCQFHLQKNALAYVPKPSMQPEVTAGLRAVFDAPDRSEADRQLDLAVKKYRAVAPRLAEWLEQNVPEGLTIFTLPSGHRRRLRTSNMPERLNEEVSRRTQVAGLFPNEGSALRLVSAVLMEISEDWETGRRYLTMGPG from the coding sequence ATGACCCACCACGATCAACCTACCGCCCTCGGCGAGATCCTGGAACTGCTGGCCGAGCACGGCTTCGACGGCATGGCCCAGGCTATCGGCGTCCTGCTCGACGAGGTCATGAAGCGGGAGCGGACGCACGCCCTCGGGGCCGCCCCCTACCAGCGATCCGAGCACCGCAACGGCTACGCCAATGGCTTCAAGCCCAAGACGCTGCACACCCGGATGGGGCCGGTCACCGTCCGGGTGCCCCAGACCCGAGGCATCGACTTCTACCCCTCGGCGTTGGAGAAGGGCGTCCGCAGCGAGCGGGCCTTGAAGCTGGCCGTGGCCGAGATGTACGTCCAGGGCGTCTCGACCCGCAAGGTGGCCGCCATCACCGAGAAGCTCTGCGGCCTGGAGGTCACCAGCGGCCAGGTCAGTCGGGCCGCCGCCGCCCTGGACGAGGAGTTGCAGAAGTGGCGATCCCGCCCGCTGGGGGAGACGCCGTACCTGATCCTCGATGCCCGCTATGAGAAGGTCCGCCTCGGCGGCTCGATCGTCTCCTGTGCCGTGCTCGTGGCCATCGGCATCGACCCGCAGGGTCGGCGGTCGATCCTGGGGGTGAGCGTCTCGATGTCCGAGGCGGAGGTCCACTGGCGGGAGTTCCTGGCCTCGCTGCAGGCCCGTGGGCTGCACGGGGTCAAGATGGTCACCAGCGACGCCCACGCCGGGCTGAAGGAGGCCCTGGCCGCCCGGCTGACCGGCGTGCCGTGGCAGCGGTGCCAGTTCCACCTGCAGAAGAACGCCCTGGCCTACGTGCCGAAGCCATCGATGCAGCCGGAGGTCACCGCCGGCCTGCGGGCGGTCTTCGACGCCCCGGATCGCAGCGAGGCCGACCGGCAACTTGACCTGGCGGTGAAGAAGTACCGGGCCGTGGCCCCGAGGCTGGCCGAGTGGCTGGAGCAGAACGTGCCGGAGGGGCTGACCATCTTCACGCTGCCCTCGGGCCACCGCAGGCGATTGCGGACGAGCAACATGCCGGAGCGACTGAACGAGGAGGTGAGCCGGCGGACGCAGGTGGCGGGGCTGTTCCCGAACGAGGGGTCGGCCCTGCGGCTGGTCAGTGCCGTGTTGATGGAGATCAGTGAGGATTGGGAGACGGGACGGAGATACTTGACGATGGGACCGGGCTGA
- a CDS encoding inositol monophosphatase family protein translates to MDRSEEDDPTPFLDFGDAVMKDAGELLRSHLGRSLSSAKGPFDLVTEADHAVESMFAERLSRSFPSHDMIGEERGLRRGEGESGYCWIIDPLDGTVNFAAGHPCFSVSLALFRHGSPVIGWVYDPVHDEQFRAVRGGGATLNGSLMGPSADRSCVLPVGLSTGFIEWALACSRGEMLAEVIRRFGKIRILGSQALHLCYVAAGRLRLAASVEAKLWDDAAGALIVAESGRRYSGLRGEPVFPIPPDSPLWAGARVGSLAGDDVTVEQILGMLGESGARVPGDGEGP, encoded by the coding sequence ATGGATCGATCAGAGGAGGATGACCCCACTCCGTTCCTGGATTTCGGCGATGCGGTGATGAAGGATGCCGGGGAACTCTTGAGGAGCCATCTGGGACGATCCTTATCCTCCGCGAAGGGGCCGTTCGACCTCGTCACCGAGGCCGACCATGCCGTCGAATCGATGTTCGCCGAGAGGTTGTCGCGGTCCTTCCCCTCTCATGATATGATCGGAGAGGAGCGGGGGCTGAGGAGGGGCGAGGGCGAGTCCGGGTATTGCTGGATCATCGATCCGCTGGACGGGACCGTCAACTTCGCGGCGGGGCACCCGTGCTTCTCGGTGTCGCTGGCGCTGTTCCGGCATGGTTCTCCGGTGATCGGCTGGGTCTACGACCCGGTCCATGACGAGCAATTCAGGGCCGTCCGGGGGGGCGGGGCGACGCTAAATGGCTCCCTAATGGGACCATCTGCCGATCGTTCCTGCGTGCTCCCGGTCGGCCTGAGCACCGGCTTCATCGAATGGGCCCTGGCATGCTCGAGGGGGGAGATGCTGGCCGAGGTCATCCGACGATTCGGGAAGATCCGCATCCTCGGCAGCCAGGCGTTGCACCTCTGCTATGTGGCGGCCGGCCGGCTTCGCCTGGCGGCCAGCGTCGAGGCCAAGCTCTGGGACGACGCCGCCGGGGCGCTGATCGTGGCCGAGTCGGGCCGACGGTACTCGGGCCTGCGGGGCGAGCCGGTCTTCCCGATCCCCCCGGACAGCCCACTGTGGGCCGGGGCCCGCGTTGGCAGCCTCGCCGGCGATGATGTCACGGTCGAGCAGATTCTCGGTATGCTTGGTGAGTCCGGGGCCAGGGTCCCCGGCGACGGGGAGGGGCCGTGA
- a CDS encoding methyltransferase domain-containing protein: MKHVIVNESLQESEARPPGAFDTLVDRSVAAARDMLASPAGSERLSRCPACGSTALAGAFSRHGYDYSECRDCRSLWALHRPSAGQMRWYLHESPAARFRSDPGYLGSIRGRLNDLALGHAELMEDQAGRARVEGWVAQVGPRSPVAIDRLARRGVSPVAAVAPLPPFEAFGGTDQETFGSLSDLGPDSARLVSAFEILEHERDLPAFLAEARRVLAPGGILVATARAGSGFDVQVLWEHADVFPAEHINLPSVEGMQTLLDRTGFEAVEISTPGQLDLQIVRRLHDRSGVQLPRFLEYILSHRDSSCLERFQAFIQEQRLSSHLRVIARKLPTE; this comes from the coding sequence GTGAAGCACGTCATCGTCAACGAATCGCTGCAGGAATCCGAGGCGAGGCCCCCCGGGGCGTTCGACACCCTCGTCGATCGGAGCGTGGCTGCGGCGCGGGATATGCTAGCGAGTCCGGCCGGGTCGGAGCGGCTGTCCCGCTGCCCGGCCTGCGGCTCGACGGCGCTTGCCGGGGCGTTCTCCCGGCACGGGTACGACTACTCCGAGTGCCGCGACTGCCGCTCCCTCTGGGCCTTGCACCGGCCCTCGGCCGGGCAGATGCGATGGTACCTGCACGAGTCTCCCGCGGCCCGGTTCCGATCCGACCCGGGGTACCTTGGGAGCATTCGGGGGCGGCTGAACGACCTCGCCCTGGGCCATGCCGAGCTGATGGAAGACCAGGCCGGCCGGGCCCGCGTCGAGGGCTGGGTCGCCCAGGTCGGCCCGAGGTCGCCGGTGGCGATCGACCGGCTTGCGCGCCGGGGCGTGTCGCCAGTAGCGGCCGTCGCCCCGCTTCCCCCGTTCGAAGCCTTCGGTGGGACCGACCAGGAGACCTTCGGCAGCCTGTCGGACCTGGGACCCGACTCGGCCCGGCTCGTCTCGGCCTTCGAGATCCTGGAGCACGAGCGCGACCTCCCCGCCTTCCTGGCCGAGGCCCGACGGGTCCTGGCCCCGGGGGGCATCCTCGTCGCCACGGCCCGGGCCGGCAGCGGGTTCGACGTCCAGGTGCTCTGGGAGCACGCCGATGTCTTCCCGGCCGAGCACATCAACCTCCCCTCGGTCGAGGGGATGCAGACGCTCCTGGACCGCACCGGGTTCGAGGCCGTCGAGATCAGCACGCCCGGGCAGCTCGACCTCCAGATCGTCCGCCGGCTCCACGATCGCAGCGGGGTGCAACTGCCCCGGTTCCTCGAATACATCCTGTCGCATCGCGACTCCTCCTGCCTCGAGCGCTTCCAGGCCTTCATCCAGGAGCAACGGCTCAGCTCCCACCTGAGGGTCATCGCCCGGAAGCTCCCCACGGAATAG